In Zea mays cultivar B73 chromosome 7, Zm-B73-REFERENCE-NAM-5.0, whole genome shotgun sequence, the following proteins share a genomic window:
- the LOC100382154 gene encoding uncharacterized protein LOC100382154 — MEGLIPFVIDVIRRSHGRGGSGYRSVSSDGGSSRGGGSRRHLIDYSELPDAAAASAASVGAADWPPSGTVHRRARSEYADSTVVGRRSEEHAGPAYRRK; from the coding sequence ATGGAAGGTCTGATCCCGTTCGTGATCGACGTGATCAGGAGGAGCCACGGGCGCGGCGGCAGCGGCTACCGCTCCGTCTCGTCGGACGGCGGCAGCTCCCGCGGCGGGGGCAGCAGGCGCCACCTCATCGACTACTCGGAGCTGCCCGACGCCGCAGCCGCTTCCGCGGCGAGCGTCGGCGCCGCCGACTGGCCGCCGTCCGGCACGGTGCACCGCCGCGCGCGGTCGGAGTACGCGGACTCGACGGTCGTCGGGCGTCGCAGCGAGGAGCACGCCGGGCCGGCTTATCGCCGGAAATGA